In Macadamia integrifolia cultivar HAES 741 chromosome 1, SCU_Mint_v3, whole genome shotgun sequence, a single window of DNA contains:
- the LOC122093040 gene encoding NAC domain-containing protein 30-like translates to MEVESCVPPGFRFHPTEEELVGYYLKRKVNSQKIDVDVITEIDLYGIEPWDIKDRCKLGYEEKNEWYFFSHKDKKYPTGTKTNRATVAGFWKATGRDKTVLSKNRIIGMRKTLVYYNGRAPNGKKTDWIMHEYRLQTSEHRSLQEEGWVVCRAFKKQILRHSHGIQMMNHTYYGRDDLQVISHYQGTTNFPYQPVCSEQELLSMNAQLDNQLIDLLQLESPTLSNSLVTSECFEPTGTSNSKEDYNDEMNNNVGEFPDWRTLHKLLASQPTNFPLLEQDYVMDGQNQGNDPLGCFHNL, encoded by the exons ATGGAAGTGGAATCTTGTGTCCCACCAGGTTTTAGGTTCCACCCAACAGAAGAGGAGCTTGTGGGTTATTATCTCAAGAGAAAGGTTAATTCCCAGAAGATTGATGTAGATGTCATCACTGAAATTGATCTCTACGGAATAGAGCCATGGGACATCAAAG ATAGATGTAAGCTAGGTTATGAGGAAAAGAATGAGTGGTACTTCTTCAGTCACAAAGACAAGAAATACCCAACTGGAACAAAAACCAATAGAGCAACGGTTGCCGGATTCTGGAAGGCAACAGGGAGAGACAAGACAGTGCTCTCTAAGAACAGAATTATTGGGATGAGGAAGACCTTAGTATACTACAATGGCCGTGCACCCAATGGGAAGAAAACTGATTGGATCATGCATGAATATCGGCTCCAAACATCTGAGCATAGATCACTTCAG GAAGAAGGATGGGTCGTGTGTCGCGCATTCAAGAAGCAAATTCTAAGGCATTCACACGGTATTCAGATGATGAATCACACTtattatggaagagatgacCTGCAAGTAATTAGCCATTATCAAGGAACCACCAATTTTCCTTATCAGCCTGTTTGCTCTGAGCAGGAGCTTTTGTCTATGAATGCTCAATTAGATAATCAACTCATTGATCTTCTACAACTAGAAAGCCCTACTTTGTCAAACAGTTTAGTCACTAGTGAATGTTTTGAGCCTACTGGTACATCGAATTCCAAGGAGGATTACAATGATGAAATGAACAACAATGTGGGAGAGTTCCCTGATTGGAGAACTTTGCACAAGCTTCTGGCATCACAACCTACTAATTTTCCATTACTTGAACAAGATTATGTCATGGATGGCCAAAATCAAGGAAATGATCCCCTTGGTTGCTTCCATAACTTGTAA
- the LOC122076914 gene encoding probable calcium-binding protein CML41: MATAVSNSKPSLGKWFSNNNKSFRISFQRLLPSKSDLSSRNFSLPQTELITTTIPPPKDGSYSSGSTTPRSSTPRDRSRKDELQEVFGYFDTDRDGKISAHELRSYFASVGEYISHEEAQGVINDLDADGDNLIDFEDFMKLMEREGGHDDDLRRAFEMFEVEKGSGCITPKGLQRMFRRLGDEISYEECKAMIEIFDLDGDGVLGFQEFQQMMA; the protein is encoded by the coding sequence ATGGCAACTGCTGTTTCCAATTCCAAGCCATCATTAGGTAAATGGTTCTCTAACAACAACAAGAGCTTCAGGATTAGCTTCCAACGCCTTCTTCCTTCCAAATCTGACCTGTCAAGTCGCAATTTCTCTCTACCTCAAACTGAGCTTATTACTACTACTATTCCTCCTCCCAAGGATGGGTCATATTCCTCTGGGAGTACTACTCCAAGAAGTAGTACACCCAGAGACAGATCAAGAAAGGATGAGCTCCAAGAAGTATTCGGTTACTTCGACACGGACCGCGACGGAAAGATCTCGGCTCATGAACTCAGATCCTACTTTGCATCCGTAGGGGAGTATATATCACATGAGGAGGCTCAAGGTGTGATCAATGATCTTGATGCAGATGGTGACAATTTGATAGACTTTGAGGATTTTATGAAGTTGATGGAACGTGAAGGTGGGCATGATGATGATCTTAGAAGAGCTTTTGAGATGTTTGAAGTGGAGAAGGGTTCTGGGTGTATTACTCCGAAGGGGTTGCAGAGGATGTTTAGACGACTTGGAGATGAAATATCATATGAAGAGTGCAAGGCCATGATAGAGATATTTGACCTTGATGGTGATGGTGTTCTTGGTTTCCAAGAATTCCAGCAGATGATGGCTTAG
- the LOC122085397 gene encoding putative calcium-binding protein CML19, protein MATAIVSKPTLSKWFSNKSFMLSVHRFHHSKSDLTLGVSETDLTTPPPLPKDGSCPPVSTTTAITPKEQARKEELKEIFSHFDADGNGKISGSELRSYLASIGEFMSPEEAQGVINDLDAAGGDDLMVDFDDFVKLMEREGGEDDLKRAFEMFVVEKGSGSITPEGLQRMFSCLGYKISSEECKTIIQAFDQDGDGVLGFPEFQQMMA, encoded by the coding sequence ATGGCAACTGCTATTGTTTCAAAGCCAACATTGTCTAAATGGTTCTCCAACAAGAGCTTCATGTTAAGTGTCCATCGCTTTCATCATTCCAAATCCGACCTGACCCTTGGTGTGTCTGAGACTGACCTTActactcctcctcctcttcccaaGGATGGCTCATGTCCCCCTGTGAGTACTACTACTGCAATCACACCCAAAGAACAAGCAAGAAAGGAAGAACTCAAAGAGATATTTAGTCACTTTGATGCTGATGGTAATGGAAAAATCTCAGGCTCTGAACTCAGATCCTACCTTGCCTCTATAGGGGAATTCATGTCCCCTGAGGAGGCCCAAGGTGTGATCAATGATCTTGATGCAGCAGGAGGCGACGATTTGatggttgattttgatgattttgtgAAGTTGATGGAACGAGAAGGTGGGGAAGATGATCTGAAAAGAGCCTTTGAGATGTTTGTAGTGGAGAAGGGTTCTGGGTCTATCACACCAGAGGGGTTGCAGAGGATGTTTAGTTGCCTTGGATACAAAATATCAAGTGAAGAGTGCAAGACCATTATACAGGCATTCGACCAGGACGGCGATGGTGTGCTTGGTTTCCCTGAGTTCCAGCAGATGATGGCTTAA